One genomic segment of Cardinium endosymbiont of Philonthus spinipes includes these proteins:
- a CDS encoding tetratricopeptide repeat protein — protein sequence MIQSIYTVIVMAIFLIATPYKGFSAANHQPSSFPEAILHEGVVLFDQHQYAMAQKYFETYLSSQKKKYQQDEAAYYAVRSALKNKDPHVDILLQYFIVRYPTSTHAETMRYHLAKCFFETGLFDKSLALYRNIEAACLLPKERAALPYEVGVTCLQLKRWEDAKKWFGAIQNKDHAYYYPAQLQMSYIAFEQGDYDGALAALKKASKKYPLETQQLTLKVYHKAEQFEPLLAYVQSCAASSFTKQDRLLIADAYFFLKQYPNAIIHYQAALDDETDSITRAKLGHALYETEQYDQAMACFEQLLYTPSPLSKAIGGTQILGEAQSSTAACSDVFEEHRQASTPKLPSEIELQKRSNDRASQIAAYYSGLIYEKDGAIPSAIAAFAQAERLKSDTEIGDLAAIKLAGLRYQQGALTEVIESMTAFIAAHQESKHLSTAQALLMQCYYKTKAYQLAIDYIATLPYKTESLLRLYQKVLFYRGLEAYNMVTLDVAVQYLKQSLLFPFKPSLVLQAQFWLGETFSALGKYDKALKFYTKYMQEGSLNTLYYEKNLYGLAYGYFNTGHYTTAAKTFEQYIAITEKQPAATHYDAILRLADCYYVKKNYEAALKLYARVYTYNPAHVRYQEALIYQALGDNARSERCLQEVLTNHTETKYYEKACYHKACTVFNAGNYAAAIQSFSYLIERDPASALYPDLLMKRAIAYENLQKYEAAAADYMAILDQYPTHLHAESALMALSNLSAGTPEKMDVYLEKYAHIAQKMASHSDERAIDGARQLFYSQAYDKVLQQLTGFDKKHPRSQLLSEAYFLMAESYYRLQKYTQAIGYYKKVAASRQVTFHKKAWLRMADLAYQGKRFQEAVTHYQKLQHMQLTDKEYHHVLTGLIKASFLLKQYQVTTPACLQLLNSPKDAPIEIIQQASLYLGKVMMQRSEYQRARSHFLKASTPQHTVTAAEAQYLLAHTAFKLKAYKASLNNLFDLVEKFTHNNHYIDDAFLLMADNYTMMGNLTQAKATLDSMIGQSKNKKKIGLAKQKRAAVVAKIKKQQ from the coding sequence ATGATACAATCAATATATACCGTTATCGTAATGGCTATTTTTTTAATAGCCACCCCTTATAAGGGCTTCTCTGCAGCCAACCACCAACCCAGTTCATTTCCGGAAGCCATTTTGCATGAAGGGGTAGTACTTTTTGATCAACATCAATATGCAATGGCCCAAAAGTACTTCGAAACCTATTTAAGCAGTCAGAAAAAAAAGTATCAACAAGATGAGGCTGCTTATTATGCGGTACGTTCTGCTTTAAAAAATAAAGATCCGCATGTCGACATCCTTTTGCAATACTTTATAGTAAGGTATCCTACCAGCACACATGCAGAAACCATGCGTTATCATTTAGCAAAATGTTTTTTTGAAACAGGTTTGTTTGATAAAAGTCTTGCGCTATATCGAAATATTGAAGCAGCTTGCTTGTTGCCTAAGGAGCGAGCAGCCCTTCCATATGAGGTGGGCGTTACTTGTTTACAACTAAAACGTTGGGAAGATGCAAAAAAATGGTTTGGCGCTATTCAAAACAAAGATCATGCTTATTATTATCCTGCACAATTACAGATGAGCTATATAGCTTTTGAGCAAGGAGATTATGATGGTGCGCTGGCAGCACTTAAAAAAGCCAGTAAAAAATATCCCCTAGAAACCCAACAATTAACATTAAAAGTATACCATAAAGCGGAGCAATTTGAACCATTGCTTGCCTATGTGCAAAGCTGTGCTGCCTCCTCTTTTACCAAACAAGATCGGTTGCTTATTGCTGATGCTTATTTTTTCCTTAAGCAATATCCAAACGCCATTATCCACTATCAGGCTGCATTAGATGATGAGACAGACAGCATAACCCGGGCTAAGCTGGGCCATGCTTTATATGAAACGGAACAGTATGATCAAGCGATGGCTTGCTTTGAGCAATTGTTGTATACGCCTAGCCCTCTTTCGAAAGCGATTGGTGGTACGCAAATTTTAGGAGAAGCGCAGTCGAGCACTGCAGCATGCTCAGATGTGTTTGAGGAGCATAGACAAGCTTCGACACCAAAACTACCATCAGAAATTGAGCTTCAAAAGAGGTCTAATGATCGTGCCAGTCAAATTGCTGCCTACTATAGTGGTCTTATCTATGAAAAAGATGGTGCCATTCCATCCGCCATAGCTGCTTTTGCTCAAGCTGAACGGCTAAAGTCTGATACAGAAATAGGCGATTTGGCTGCTATCAAGCTTGCAGGTTTGCGTTATCAACAAGGGGCCCTTACAGAGGTTATAGAATCGATGACTGCTTTTATAGCAGCCCACCAAGAAAGCAAGCATCTTTCCACTGCACAAGCCTTACTGATGCAGTGCTACTATAAAACAAAAGCTTACCAACTAGCTATAGATTATATAGCAACGCTACCCTATAAAACTGAATCACTCTTAAGATTATACCAAAAAGTACTGTTTTATAGAGGGTTAGAAGCCTACAATATGGTTACGTTAGATGTTGCTGTTCAATACTTGAAGCAATCGTTGCTTTTCCCTTTTAAGCCATCTTTAGTGCTACAAGCCCAGTTTTGGCTGGGAGAAACCTTTTCTGCGCTGGGGAAATATGATAAAGCATTAAAGTTTTATACAAAATATATGCAAGAAGGCAGTTTAAATACACTCTATTATGAGAAAAACCTATATGGACTAGCCTATGGTTATTTTAACACGGGTCATTACACCACTGCAGCCAAAACCTTTGAGCAATATATAGCGATTACGGAAAAACAACCTGCTGCTACCCACTATGATGCAATCCTTCGGTTGGCTGATTGTTATTATGTAAAGAAAAACTACGAAGCAGCACTTAAGTTATATGCACGTGTGTATACCTATAATCCAGCCCATGTTCGCTACCAAGAAGCACTCATTTATCAGGCATTAGGAGACAATGCTCGTTCAGAACGTTGCCTCCAGGAAGTACTCACCAACCATACAGAAACTAAATATTATGAAAAAGCATGCTATCATAAGGCTTGTACCGTATTCAATGCAGGCAATTATGCAGCAGCCATTCAATCATTTAGCTACCTGATTGAAAGGGACCCAGCTAGTGCCCTATATCCAGATTTATTAATGAAACGGGCTATTGCTTATGAAAACCTTCAAAAATATGAGGCCGCTGCTGCCGATTATATGGCCATTTTAGATCAATACCCTACACATCTCCATGCAGAAAGTGCTTTAATGGCCTTATCGAACCTATCTGCTGGCACTCCTGAAAAAATGGATGTCTATTTAGAAAAGTATGCCCATATCGCCCAAAAAATGGCCAGCCATTCCGACGAGCGTGCCATTGATGGAGCCAGACAGCTCTTTTATAGTCAAGCTTACGATAAGGTATTGCAACAACTTACTGGTTTCGATAAGAAACATCCACGTAGTCAGCTGCTTTCAGAGGCTTATTTTTTAATGGCAGAAAGCTATTATAGGCTCCAAAAGTACACTCAGGCTATAGGCTATTATAAAAAGGTAGCAGCTAGCCGTCAAGTTACCTTTCATAAAAAAGCATGGTTAAGAATGGCTGATCTGGCCTACCAAGGCAAGCGTTTTCAAGAGGCGGTCACCCATTACCAAAAACTCCAGCATATGCAACTAACCGATAAAGAATACCACCATGTCTTAACTGGGCTTATAAAGGCTAGTTTTCTTCTAAAGCAATATCAAGTTACAACACCGGCTTGTTTACAATTATTAAATAGTCCTAAAGATGCACCTATTGAAATCATTCAACAGGCTTCTCTTTATCTAGGAAAGGTAATGATGCAACGATCAGAATACCAACGTGCTAGAAGCCATTTTTTAAAGGCTAGTACTCCACAACATACTGTTACTGCAGCAGAAGCACAATATCTCTTGGCCCATACAGCATTTAAGCTAAAAGCCTACAAGGCCTCTTTAAATAATTTATTTGACCTTGTAGAAAAATTTACACACAACAATCATTATATAGACGATGCCTTTTTACTTATGGCAGATAACTATACAATGATGGGTAATCTTACACAAGCCAAAGCCACCTTGGACTCTATGATTGGTCAATCCAAAAATAAAAAGAAGATTGGCCTGGCCAAGCAAAAAAGAGCCGCAGTGGTTGCTAAAATTAAAAAGCAACAATAG
- a CDS encoding AAA family ATPase, whose translation MRKIDALPIGYSDVERVIRTGYYVDKTRYAQELIEKENPVFIARPRRFGKSLFINTLTTICNGEQEVFKDYHIGKPENGYAWKKYPIIRLDLSRLTNDTPDELKNSIKSALKKIAWLYGLVIENATIKESLEDLVLQLVNLNRISSNKDIRSCNYESKIVVLIDEYDAPIVHLTKGSDLEKANIKVMKDFFMTLKSLNDYFQLTFITGVSKFSLSDVFSGANHLKDITIDASADAMFGYTQEEMLTIFSNNLQDIAKKWSEKENKKVTESEVMQRIAAYYNGYRFHQNGLSVYNPWSTLRFLDSGELANYWYESGSPSLLINQMLADPDRFDMNMENLQIEAVREELIYTESRNEISLKSLMFQTGYLTIDHYDESTSLYRLKFPNKEIAASFQKSIQSSLEKNVKDYFIQERDTIRNALSNKKIEAFIDHINTVFATLPYYLDTKQEKQYHSNLHMLLQGLGFLGGRRMQMYSESASSQGRSDIVLELGTAIYIIELKYKSTGQIALDQIKANGYYKPYLLRQKALILLGLNFNEETRMIDSWAYETVNREALSKQMVEK comes from the coding sequence ATGCGTAAGATAGATGCACTGCCTATTGGTTATTCAGATGTTGAAAGGGTGATCAGAACAGGCTATTATGTAGATAAAACCCGGTATGCACAAGAATTAATAGAAAAAGAAAATCCTGTATTTATAGCCCGTCCTAGGAGATTTGGCAAGTCTTTATTTATCAATACACTAACTACCATATGCAACGGTGAGCAAGAAGTATTTAAAGACTATCATATAGGTAAGCCAGAAAACGGATATGCATGGAAGAAATATCCTATTATTAGACTGGACCTATCTAGGTTGACCAATGACACACCAGATGAATTAAAAAACTCCATCAAAAGCGCTCTAAAAAAAATAGCATGGCTATATGGATTAGTAATAGAGAACGCCACGATCAAGGAGAGTTTAGAGGATTTAGTCTTGCAGTTAGTAAACTTAAATCGCATTAGTTCCAACAAAGATATCCGGTCATGTAATTATGAATCTAAAATAGTAGTATTGATAGACGAATATGATGCCCCTATTGTTCATCTAACCAAAGGCTCCGATCTGGAAAAAGCCAATATCAAAGTCATGAAAGATTTCTTTATGACTTTAAAGTCACTAAATGACTACTTTCAACTCACTTTTATCACTGGCGTAAGTAAATTCAGTTTATCTGATGTATTTTCAGGAGCCAATCATTTAAAAGACATTACCATTGATGCATCTGCAGATGCGATGTTTGGCTATACACAAGAAGAAATGCTAACCATATTTTCAAACAATTTGCAAGATATTGCTAAAAAATGGAGCGAAAAAGAAAACAAAAAAGTCACTGAATCAGAAGTAATGCAGCGTATTGCAGCTTATTACAATGGGTATAGATTTCATCAGAATGGTCTAAGTGTATACAATCCGTGGTCTACGCTACGATTTTTAGACTCTGGCGAACTAGCCAACTACTGGTACGAGTCAGGTAGTCCAAGCTTACTTATTAATCAGATGCTAGCAGATCCTGATAGGTTTGATATGAATATGGAAAACCTACAAATAGAGGCCGTTAGAGAAGAGTTAATCTATACAGAAAGCAGAAATGAGATTAGTTTAAAGTCTCTGATGTTTCAAACCGGCTATCTGACCATTGACCACTATGATGAATCTACCAGTCTATATAGATTAAAATTTCCCAATAAAGAAATAGCAGCGTCTTTCCAGAAAAGTATACAGTCTAGTTTGGAAAAAAACGTAAAGGATTATTTTATTCAAGAACGGGATACCATCAGAAATGCCTTATCCAATAAAAAAATTGAAGCTTTTATAGATCACATCAATACAGTTTTTGCTACACTTCCTTATTACCTAGATACCAAACAAGAAAAACAATACCATAGCAATTTACATATGCTGCTACAAGGATTAGGATTTTTAGGTGGTAGGAGAATGCAGATGTATAGTGAATCCGCTTCCAGCCAAGGCAGGTCAGATATTGTTTTAGAATTAGGCACAGCCATCTATATTATAGAGCTTAAGTATAAATCCACTGGTCAAATAGCCTTAGACCAAATCAAAGCAAACGGGTATTATAAGCCTTACTTACTCAGACAAAAAGCCCTTATACTTTTAGGTCTTAACTTTAATGAGGAGACTAGAATGATAGATAGTTGGGCATATGAAACCGTAAACAGAGAAGCGCTTAGCAAGCAGATGGTTGAAAAATAA
- the pth gene encoding aminoacyl-tRNA hydrolase produces the protein MKLLLIGLGNIGVEYVHTRHNVGFLIVDYLAAQQKASFRLGRLATTAAFTYNNHQVYMVKPTTYMNDSGKSVRYWLHHLKIPVEQSLTIVDDITLPFGKMRLRPKGADAGHNGLKSIAHALHSDHYPRLRVGIGNDFPKGGLSDFVLSDFNTKELQELGGHLDRACQILMAWCRGGIVHAMNQFNAKEVE, from the coding sequence ATGAAGTTATTATTGATTGGGTTAGGTAATATTGGTGTAGAATATGTGCATACTAGGCATAATGTTGGTTTTTTGATAGTTGACTATCTAGCCGCTCAGCAAAAAGCTTCATTTCGATTAGGCCGCTTGGCCACTACTGCTGCTTTCACCTACAACAATCATCAAGTCTATATGGTTAAGCCTACAACCTATATGAATGATAGTGGAAAGTCGGTTCGGTATTGGTTACATCATTTAAAAATACCAGTCGAACAAAGCCTGACAATTGTAGATGACATTACACTTCCTTTCGGTAAGATGCGTCTGCGTCCCAAAGGGGCTGATGCAGGCCATAATGGTCTAAAAAGCATTGCCCATGCTTTGCATTCAGATCACTATCCACGTCTTCGAGTGGGTATTGGGAATGACTTTCCTAAAGGAGGGTTGTCAGATTTTGTATTAAGCGATTTTAATACAAAAGAACTACAAGAGCTAGGGGGTCACTTAGATAGGGCGTGTCAAATATTGATGGCTTGGTGCAGGGGGGGTATTGTGCATGCTATGAACCAGTTTAACGCAAAAGAGGTTGAATGA
- a CDS encoding AAA family ATPase → MSKLPIGVSNFHKLVANDYLFCDKTAMIADLLREGEEVTLITRPRRWGKTLNMSMLHHFFASEVNGVKTQGLFDDLMIGKLNGGGYIQQYQGKYPVIMISFKDVHSDNFERAYNKISKQIAFLFSSFEYLLKGSKLNTAQLKTFKDIINQSAGQEALEDSLKLLSQCLYQHHGQKVYILIDEYDTPLNKAYGNKEYLNTMVAFMRNLFSAALKDNDALARGVLTGILRVSKDSILSGLNNLETYTMLDEPYSSCFGFSENEVASLFKANGLNTSIESVRNWYNGYKVGKLVMYNPWSIISCVNRSGRFDVYWVNTGNNDLIKQLILNSNNSIKEQFEQLMQGEVLKVFIDRHISFDLLGTSENALWSLLLFAGYLTFEKSILSKHSDLYDCSVKIPNNEVRRLYNRFFEEWLLSKFPSQHRYDTFLNHLLSGKINEFTRDLNAYLLQSASFFDVHAAKQGESFYHGFVLAMLASISDRYYIRSNRESGFGRYDVLLIPKQTGSKALLLEFKHLRKEEELENVAKVALKQIQDQSYHTELLQHPHVKEVVEVGIAFSGKAVLAAYATYDLVVKKAGSVNLTSRYSQEEWEE, encoded by the coding sequence ATGAGCAAATTACCGATTGGGGTTAGTAACTTCCATAAGTTGGTAGCTAACGATTACCTTTTTTGTGATAAAACAGCTATGATAGCGGATCTATTGCGTGAAGGTGAGGAGGTTACTTTAATTACCCGTCCCCGTCGCTGGGGTAAAACGCTGAATATGTCTATGTTGCACCATTTTTTTGCCTCAGAGGTGAATGGGGTAAAAACACAAGGTTTATTTGATGATTTAATGATTGGTAAGTTAAATGGCGGCGGATACATTCAGCAGTATCAAGGAAAGTATCCCGTTATTATGATAAGTTTTAAGGATGTGCATTCGGATAACTTTGAAAGAGCGTACAATAAAATCAGTAAACAGATAGCTTTCCTATTTAGTTCATTTGAATATTTATTAAAGGGCTCAAAGCTCAATACGGCACAGTTAAAAACTTTTAAAGATATTATTAATCAATCTGCCGGTCAAGAGGCTTTAGAAGATTCTCTAAAGTTGTTAAGTCAATGTCTCTACCAACACCATGGTCAAAAGGTCTATATTCTCATAGATGAATACGACACCCCATTAAACAAAGCTTATGGCAATAAGGAATATTTGAATACTATGGTCGCATTTATGCGCAATCTCTTTAGTGCTGCTTTAAAAGATAATGATGCATTAGCCAGGGGCGTTTTAACAGGCATATTGCGTGTTTCTAAGGATAGTATCCTATCTGGATTGAATAACTTAGAAACCTATACCATGCTAGATGAGCCATATAGCAGTTGCTTTGGCTTTAGTGAGAATGAAGTTGCATCTTTATTTAAGGCAAATGGTTTGAATACTTCCATAGAATCAGTAAGAAATTGGTACAATGGTTACAAGGTAGGCAAGCTAGTTATGTATAATCCTTGGTCTATTATTTCCTGTGTCAATAGATCGGGTCGTTTTGATGTATACTGGGTTAATACTGGAAATAATGATTTAATTAAGCAACTGATTCTTAACTCTAACAATAGCATTAAAGAGCAATTCGAACAATTGATGCAGGGAGAAGTTTTAAAAGTGTTCATTGATAGGCATATTTCTTTTGATTTGTTAGGTACCAGCGAAAATGCTTTATGGAGTTTGCTTTTATTTGCTGGCTATTTAACTTTTGAAAAAAGTATTTTAAGTAAGCATAGTGATTTATATGATTGCTCAGTTAAGATTCCTAATAATGAAGTACGCAGGCTCTATAATAGATTTTTTGAAGAATGGTTGCTTAGTAAATTTCCTAGTCAGCATAGGTATGATACTTTTTTGAATCATTTACTTTCTGGTAAAATAAATGAATTTACACGAGATTTAAACGCCTATCTCTTACAAAGTGCTAGCTTTTTTGATGTGCATGCTGCTAAACAAGGCGAAAGCTTTTATCATGGTTTTGTTTTAGCTATGTTGGCTAGCATCAGTGATCGATACTATATACGTTCCAATAGGGAAAGTGGCTTTGGCCGTTATGATGTGCTATTGATTCCTAAACAAACAGGTTCAAAAGCACTTCTATTGGAATTTAAGCATCTACGTAAGGAAGAAGAACTAGAAAATGTAGCAAAAGTTGCGCTAAAACAAATTCAAGATCAATCTTACCATACCGAATTATTGCAGCATCCTCATGTAAAGGAAGTAGTGGAAGTGGGTATTGCTTTTTCAGGCAAGGCTGTATTAGCCGCTTATGCTACTTATGATTTAGTTGTTAAAAAAGCCGGTTCAGTTAATTTAACGAGTAGATATAGCCAGGAGGAATGGGAGGAATAG
- a CDS encoding 50S ribosomal protein L25/general stress protein Ctc, translating to MKVIEILGYKRANLGKAESKKLRVAAQVPGVLYGGAEQIHFYVPMVFLRDLVYTPHAHFVDLNIEGAVYRCILQEMQFHPVSEMMLHVDFLQIFDDKKIKMQIPTAFVGKAVGVAKGGVLSKKQRKLTIAAYPKDMPSMIDIDVADLDLGQIVRVHQIPVGNYTILALPNTPVASIEIPRALRSAASKEEKKGKQ from the coding sequence ATGAAAGTAATAGAGATTCTAGGGTATAAAAGAGCAAATCTCGGTAAAGCTGAGTCTAAGAAACTAAGAGTAGCTGCACAGGTTCCAGGTGTATTATATGGCGGAGCAGAACAAATACATTTTTATGTACCTATGGTTTTCTTACGTGATTTGGTCTACACACCTCATGCCCATTTTGTAGATTTAAATATCGAAGGCGCTGTATACAGATGTATTCTGCAGGAAATGCAATTCCACCCTGTAAGTGAAATGATGTTGCACGTAGACTTTTTACAAATCTTTGATGATAAGAAAATTAAAATGCAGATTCCTACTGCATTTGTTGGTAAAGCCGTAGGTGTGGCCAAAGGAGGGGTGCTCTCTAAAAAGCAAAGGAAACTAACGATTGCTGCCTACCCTAAGGATATGCCGTCGATGATCGATATCGATGTTGCTGATCTTGATTTAGGGCAAATCGTACGTGTCCACCAAATACCGGTAGGAAACTATACAATTTTAGCATTGCCTAATACACCAGTGGCCTCTATTGAAATTCCAAGGGCATTGCGTAGTGCAGCTAGTAAAGAGGAAAAAAAAGGTAAGCAATAG